A single genomic interval of Hyphomicrobium methylovorum harbors:
- the cobA gene encoding uroporphyrinogen-III C-methyltransferase yields the protein MTSRSPTDGTAGQPASLEQLVRWRRDVRRFKPDPVADDLIERLLRLADLAPSVGNSQPWRILNVKDGAARLAVARQFERERSRTVSGYEGDQATLYNKLKLAGFDAAPVHLAIFCDHDSAQGHGLGQQTMPETLDHSCACMVTVLWLAAREAGLGLGWVSIVEPAAIAETLGVSKSWKLIGYILLGWPEEEHLDPELERYGWQPRTPFEGRYRELGKVEDTSAPSKDAPRSQSGGSVTLVGAGPGDPELLTLKALRALQTADVVLYDNLVARPILDYVRLGAKLIDVGKRGYRKSCKQPDIDRQLVSFAREGLKVVRLKSGDPLIFGRAGEEIAACRAAGVPLSVVPGVTSAQGAAANLKVALTNRDHARRLQFITAHDRHGTLPADIDWSAVADPAATTVVYMPKRTLAELTDIATAHGLDPKTPAIAVANATRADEQAIISTVGMVAAELGSAHPEGPVLVMIGEALRHATPLDVVEQTAALFSTVGAAPVES from the coding sequence ATGACGTCCCGATCGCCTACCGATGGAACCGCTGGCCAGCCGGCGTCGCTCGAACAGTTGGTTCGCTGGCGGCGCGATGTGCGGCGTTTCAAGCCGGATCCGGTCGCGGATGATCTCATCGAGCGGCTGCTGAGGCTCGCCGATCTGGCGCCTTCCGTTGGAAATAGCCAACCTTGGCGTATCCTCAATGTGAAAGATGGTGCTGCACGTCTCGCGGTGGCCCGGCAGTTCGAACGGGAGCGGAGCCGGACGGTGAGCGGCTATGAGGGCGATCAAGCGACCCTCTACAACAAATTGAAGCTAGCCGGGTTCGACGCGGCGCCGGTGCATCTCGCAATTTTCTGCGACCATGACTCTGCGCAAGGACACGGCCTTGGCCAGCAGACGATGCCGGAGACGCTGGATCATTCGTGCGCTTGCATGGTGACGGTGTTGTGGCTGGCTGCGCGCGAAGCGGGGCTGGGACTTGGTTGGGTTTCGATTGTGGAACCGGCCGCGATTGCTGAGACGCTAGGTGTTTCCAAAAGCTGGAAGCTGATCGGATACATTCTTCTCGGCTGGCCGGAGGAAGAGCATCTTGATCCTGAGCTCGAGCGATATGGGTGGCAGCCTCGGACGCCGTTCGAGGGCCGATATCGTGAACTTGGGAAGGTGGAGGACACGTCTGCTCCGTCAAAAGATGCACCGCGCTCGCAGTCGGGTGGTTCGGTAACGCTTGTCGGTGCGGGGCCAGGCGATCCTGAATTGCTGACACTCAAGGCTCTTCGTGCGCTGCAGACTGCCGACGTGGTGCTGTACGACAATCTGGTTGCGCGGCCGATCCTGGATTATGTGCGGCTTGGCGCGAAGCTGATCGACGTCGGTAAACGCGGCTATCGCAAATCCTGCAAGCAACCCGACATCGACCGGCAACTGGTTTCCTTCGCGCGAGAAGGCTTGAAGGTGGTGCGGCTGAAATCCGGTGATCCGCTGATCTTCGGGCGTGCAGGCGAGGAGATTGCCGCGTGCCGCGCCGCGGGTGTTCCGTTGAGTGTCGTGCCGGGCGTTACGTCCGCGCAGGGGGCAGCGGCAAACCTCAAGGTCGCGTTGACGAACCGCGATCATGCACGGCGCCTGCAGTTCATCACGGCGCACGACCGGCATGGAACGCTTCCCGCCGACATCGATTGGAGCGCTGTTGCAGACCCGGCCGCAACAACCGTCGTTTATATGCCGAAGCGGACGCTCGCGGAGCTGACCGATATTGCAACCGCGCATGGTCTTGATCCCAAAACGCCAGCGATCGCGGTCGCGAACGCAACGCGCGCTGACGAGCAGGCGATCATTTCAACAGTTGGAATGGTTGCGGCGGAACTTGGATCGGCGCATCCGGAGGGGCCGGTTCTTGTGATGATCGGCGAAGCGCTGCGACATGCCACTCCGCTCGACGTGGTTGAGCAGACCGCTGCACTTTTTTCCACCGTCGGTGCAGCGCCGGTTGAATCCTAA
- the cobO gene encoding cob(I)yrinic acid a,c-diamide adenosyltransferase, with protein MTENHTTTEDADRHKAKMAKRKALQDAEVASKTVEKGVLLIHTGPGKGKSTAAFGLVLRALGHGWKVGVVQFIKGAWHTGERTALERFGDQVSWHTMGEGFTWETQDKARDIAAAERAFAKVKELMADPEIRLLILDELNIALRYDYLPLDDVIETLRNRRADLHVVVTGRNAKPELIALADGVTEMGATKHHFAAGIKAQQGIEF; from the coding sequence GTGACCGAGAACCATACGACGACCGAAGACGCCGATCGCCACAAAGCGAAGATGGCGAAACGCAAAGCCCTGCAGGATGCGGAAGTCGCGTCCAAAACGGTCGAAAAAGGTGTGCTGCTCATTCACACCGGCCCCGGCAAGGGCAAATCGACGGCGGCGTTCGGCCTCGTGTTGCGTGCACTCGGGCACGGCTGGAAAGTCGGCGTCGTGCAGTTCATCAAGGGTGCGTGGCACACCGGCGAACGTACCGCGCTCGAACGCTTCGGTGATCAGGTTTCCTGGCACACGATGGGAGAAGGCTTCACCTGGGAGACGCAGGACAAGGCGCGAGACATCGCCGCCGCTGAACGCGCTTTCGCCAAGGTCAAGGAGTTGATGGCCGATCCCGAAATTCGTTTGCTAATCCTGGACGAATTGAACATCGCCCTGCGCTACGATTATCTGCCGCTCGACGACGTCATAGAAACACTCCGGAACCGTCGCGCCGATTTGCACGTCGTCGTTACGGGCCGCAACGCCAAACCGGAATTGATCGCACTGGCTGATGGCGTGACGGAGATGGGCGCCACGAAGCACCACTTCGCCGCTGGCATCAAGGCACAGCAGGGTATCGAGTTCTAA
- the cobW gene encoding cobalamin biosynthesis protein CobW, with product MSPRKVPITIVTGFLGSGKTTLVRHALENAEGRRLALIVNEFGDVGVDGTILRSCGIENCPEENIVELTNGCLCCTVADDFVPTLEALLSRSPAPDHIIVETSGLALPKPLLKAFEWPDIRNRVTVDGVVTVVDGPAVRAGRFADDPEKVAAQRAEDESIDHDNPLEEVYEDQLLCADLIVLNKTDLLTDDEAASVSAEIKNSVPRAIKIVATREGRVAPSVLLGLSAAAENDLAARPSHHDDMPDHDHDDFETFIVEVPELTSPADLTARAQDVAKTHDVLRIKGYAAVQGKPMRLLLQGVGERVDTRYERAWTAEEKRIGRLVVIGQKGLNRDAIARALTGAG from the coding sequence ATGAGCCCGCGTAAGGTTCCTATTACGATCGTCACCGGTTTTCTTGGTTCGGGAAAGACGACGCTCGTTCGTCATGCTCTCGAAAATGCTGAGGGGCGGAGATTGGCGCTGATCGTCAACGAGTTCGGTGACGTCGGTGTGGACGGCACCATTCTGCGCTCGTGCGGTATCGAGAACTGCCCGGAAGAGAATATCGTCGAGCTGACGAACGGTTGCCTTTGCTGCACGGTCGCGGACGATTTCGTGCCGACGCTCGAAGCATTGCTGTCGCGTAGTCCCGCTCCGGATCACATCATCGTCGAGACGTCGGGTTTGGCTCTGCCGAAGCCGTTGCTCAAGGCGTTCGAGTGGCCGGATATTCGCAATCGCGTGACGGTGGATGGAGTTGTGACCGTGGTTGACGGTCCGGCTGTTCGCGCGGGTCGCTTTGCCGACGATCCTGAGAAGGTTGCTGCGCAGCGTGCGGAAGACGAGTCCATCGATCACGACAATCCGCTTGAAGAGGTTTACGAGGATCAGCTGCTCTGCGCCGATCTCATCGTGCTGAATAAGACGGATCTTCTGACGGACGATGAAGCGGCGTCCGTTTCTGCCGAAATCAAGAATAGCGTGCCGCGCGCGATCAAGATCGTGGCGACGCGTGAGGGACGCGTGGCGCCGAGTGTGCTGCTCGGTCTTTCGGCCGCCGCTGAGAACGATCTCGCCGCCCGACCGTCGCATCATGACGATATGCCCGATCATGACCACGACGATTTCGAGACGTTCATTGTCGAGGTGCCGGAACTGACGTCGCCAGCCGATCTCACGGCGCGGGCTCAGGATGTGGCGAAGACGCATGATGTGCTCCGCATCAAGGGATATGCGGCAGTCCAGGGCAAGCCGATGCGGCTTCTGCTGCAAGGCGTCGGCGAGCGGGTCGATACGCGCTATGAACGCGCCTGGACCGCGGAAGAAAAACGTATCGGGCGTCTGGTCGTCATTGGCCAGAAGGGACTGAACCGTGACGCGATTGCGCGCGCTCTCACGGGCGCTGGCTAA
- a CDS encoding rhodanese-related sulfurtransferase, which produces MTPSSSENDLHLSESVAVAAFYKFVDIDATDNLREDALALLDAHGIKGTMLIATEGINATISGTDDAIAQVIAGLRSDARFSDLEVKLSRAPRQPFRRLKVKVKREIVTLDAPEARPSAATGRFVAPADWNALISQPDVLLIDTRNDYEVQIGTFEGAQNPKTRSFGEFRDYVANELAQNPQRKIAMFCTGGIRCEKASAYLITKGFTDVNQLCGGILKYLEDIAPEESLWRGECFVFDERVALGQGLQQGNHTLCASCGVPMPLGSDTLEASLRCDQCAEDRASSSCGN; this is translated from the coding sequence ATGACACCATCCAGCAGCGAAAACGATTTGCATCTCTCTGAGAGCGTTGCCGTAGCGGCGTTCTACAAATTCGTCGACATCGATGCGACGGACAATCTGCGCGAAGACGCGCTGGCTTTACTTGATGCGCATGGCATCAAGGGCACGATGCTGATTGCGACCGAAGGCATCAACGCGACGATTTCGGGAACCGATGATGCGATCGCGCAGGTCATCGCAGGCTTGCGTTCGGATGCACGTTTCTCAGATCTTGAGGTGAAACTCTCACGTGCGCCGCGGCAGCCGTTTCGGCGGCTCAAGGTGAAAGTGAAGCGTGAGATCGTTACGCTCGACGCTCCTGAGGCGCGGCCCTCGGCAGCGACCGGCCGGTTCGTTGCGCCGGCGGATTGGAATGCGTTGATTTCCCAGCCGGACGTTCTCCTGATCGATACGCGGAACGATTACGAGGTTCAGATCGGGACGTTTGAAGGCGCGCAGAATCCGAAGACGCGATCGTTCGGTGAGTTCCGTGATTACGTTGCGAATGAGCTGGCGCAGAATCCGCAGCGGAAGATCGCGATGTTCTGCACGGGCGGCATTCGGTGCGAGAAGGCGAGCGCGTATCTCATCACAAAAGGATTCACCGACGTTAATCAGCTCTGCGGCGGCATCCTGAAGTATCTCGAAGACATTGCGCCGGAAGAGAGCCTGTGGCGCGGTGAGTGCTTCGTTTTTGATGAGCGCGTGGCGCTGGGGCAGGGATTGCAGCAGGGCAATCACACCCTATGTGCGTCTTGCGGTGTGCCGATGCCGTTGGGATCGGATACGCTAGAAGCAAGTCTCCGGTGCGATCAATGTGCGGAGGATCGCGCATCGTCGTCGTGCGGTAACTGA
- a CDS encoding cobyric acid synthase, protein MPARALMFVGTGSDVGKSLIVAGLCRLCANRGLRVRPFKPQNMSNNAAVTADGGEIGRAQALQARAARVPLSVHMNPVLLKPQSETGAQVIVQGRMIETSGARAFQSKKRSLMPAVLESFEHLKADADIVLVEGAGSASEINLRANDIANLGFARTADVPVILIGDIDRGGVIASLVGTKHVLDAADAQMIQGFIVNKMRGDPTLFADGMTAITYLTGWPALGLVPFFNEARRLPPEDALALDERRAPTGKPVIAVLAYPRISNFDDFDPLRLDTSVDLQILRSGEPIPGDARLVILPGSKSTIADLNSLRDFGWDVDLAAHIRRGGHVLGVCGGYQMLGTAIHDPDGIEGNPATVAGLGYIDIETRMSGDKKLIEISGQLSAQPVPFDGYEMHVGESTGPGLERPLLEITGGRPDGAIDASGRISGCYVHGLFSNDRMRAHWLQRIGIEADSSAAFNYEHDVDATLDAFAEHLAQHIDIEQLLSLAK, encoded by the coding sequence ATGCCCGCACGCGCGCTGATGTTCGTAGGCACAGGCTCCGACGTCGGCAAATCGCTGATCGTCGCGGGCCTCTGCCGCCTATGTGCGAACCGCGGCCTCCGCGTCCGCCCGTTCAAGCCGCAGAATATGTCGAACAACGCTGCTGTTACGGCTGACGGCGGCGAGATCGGTCGCGCGCAAGCACTACAAGCCCGCGCCGCTCGCGTTCCGCTCTCCGTTCACATGAATCCCGTGTTGCTCAAGCCCCAAAGCGAAACCGGCGCACAAGTCATCGTGCAGGGGCGCATGATCGAAACTTCGGGTGCGCGCGCATTCCAATCGAAAAAACGAAGCCTCATGCCCGCCGTGCTTGAAAGCTTCGAACACTTGAAGGCCGATGCCGACATCGTGCTGGTGGAAGGCGCGGGCAGCGCATCCGAGATCAATCTCCGAGCAAACGACATCGCAAACCTCGGCTTCGCGCGCACCGCTGACGTCCCGGTAATTCTCATCGGTGACATCGACCGCGGTGGCGTCATCGCCAGTCTCGTCGGAACGAAGCACGTTCTCGATGCCGCCGATGCGCAAATGATCCAAGGCTTCATCGTCAACAAGATGCGCGGCGATCCAACTCTATTTGCGGACGGCATGACCGCCATAACCTATCTCACCGGATGGCCTGCCCTCGGCCTCGTTCCATTCTTCAACGAAGCGCGGCGCCTGCCGCCCGAAGATGCACTCGCGCTTGACGAACGTCGCGCGCCGACGGGTAAACCGGTCATCGCCGTGCTCGCCTATCCGCGCATCTCGAACTTCGACGACTTCGATCCGCTTCGCCTCGACACCAGCGTCGATCTGCAAATTCTGCGTTCCGGCGAACCGATCCCCGGCGACGCGCGCCTCGTCATCCTTCCCGGCTCCAAATCCACCATTGCCGATCTCAATTCGCTGCGAGACTTTGGTTGGGATGTCGACCTTGCCGCCCACATCCGGCGCGGCGGCCACGTGCTGGGCGTTTGCGGCGGCTATCAGATGCTCGGCACGGCCATTCACGATCCCGACGGCATCGAAGGGAACCCGGCAACGGTCGCGGGCCTCGGCTATATCGATATCGAAACGCGCATGTCAGGCGACAAGAAACTCATCGAGATATCGGGCCAGCTATCGGCACAACCCGTGCCTTTCGACGGTTACGAAATGCATGTCGGAGAATCGACGGGACCGGGCCTCGAACGTCCATTGCTGGAGATCACAGGCGGCCGCCCCGACGGCGCAATCGACGCTTCGGGACGCATTTCCGGCTGCTACGTACACGGCCTATTTTCCAATGATCGCATGCGTGCGCACTGGCTGCAGCGCATCGGCATCGAAGCAGACAGCAGTGCCGCCTTCAATTACGAGCATGACGTTGATGCCACGCTCGACGCATTCGCCGAGCATCTCGCGCAGCATATCGATATCGAGCAGCTTCTCAGCCTCGCAAAATGA
- the cbiB gene encoding adenosylcobinamide-phosphate synthase CbiB: MTTSSTLFVLAGALSVEAALGYPQPIYRLVGHPVTWIGALISALDRTFNRENASFGERKMAGVFALLVIVVVPVLIAVLIERLLGLSAFGMIALMLIASTLFASRSLYDHVRDVARALDTGDLTAARLAVGRIVGRNPETLDAHGVARAAIESLAENASDGIVAPVFWFAVLGLPGVVAYKAINTADSMIGHRTPRHEAFGWAAARMDDLVNLPASRLTGLLFALAALFSQTTSCSGAIKAMQRDAKNHRSPNAGWPESAMAGALGLKLNGPKTYGTTFVEDAYMGDGRRDATAGDIYAALRVSVSAWGFMVLAILVLAVILRG; the protein is encoded by the coding sequence ATGACAACCTCATCAACGTTGTTCGTTCTTGCGGGTGCTCTCAGCGTCGAAGCGGCGCTGGGCTACCCGCAGCCGATCTATCGGCTGGTGGGCCATCCTGTGACATGGATTGGCGCGCTGATTTCGGCGTTGGATAGAACTTTCAATCGCGAAAATGCTTCGTTTGGCGAGCGCAAGATGGCGGGCGTTTTCGCGCTGCTCGTCATCGTGGTTGTTCCGGTTCTCATTGCCGTTTTGATCGAGCGGTTGCTGGGCTTATCCGCGTTTGGGATGATCGCATTGATGCTGATCGCTTCGACGTTGTTCGCGAGCCGCAGTCTTTACGATCATGTGCGCGACGTTGCGCGGGCGCTGGACACGGGCGATTTGACCGCTGCGCGTCTTGCCGTTGGACGGATCGTCGGCCGCAATCCGGAGACACTCGACGCGCATGGCGTTGCGCGTGCGGCGATTGAAAGTCTGGCCGAGAATGCGTCTGACGGTATCGTTGCGCCGGTCTTTTGGTTTGCGGTGCTGGGGTTGCCAGGCGTCGTTGCTTACAAAGCCATCAACACGGCCGACAGCATGATCGGGCATCGCACGCCGCGACATGAGGCGTTTGGCTGGGCGGCGGCCCGGATGGACGATCTGGTGAATTTGCCCGCGTCGCGCTTGACCGGTTTGCTTTTCGCGCTGGCCGCTCTTTTTTCGCAGACGACGTCTTGTTCGGGGGCAATCAAGGCGATGCAGCGCGACGCGAAAAATCATCGTTCGCCAAATGCCGGTTGGCCGGAGAGTGCGATGGCGGGTGCGCTGGGGCTCAAGCTCAACGGGCCGAAGACCTACGGCACGACGTTTGTTGAAGATGCCTACATGGGCGACGGGCGGCGGGATGCAACGGCGGGCGATATTTACGCCGCGCTCCGCGTTTCGGTGAGCGCCTGGGGATTCATGGTTCTGGCAATTCTCGTGCTCGCGGTCATTTTGCGAGGCTGA
- the cobU gene encoding bifunctional adenosylcobinamide kinase/adenosylcobinamide-phosphate guanylyltransferase has protein sequence MPPSMTCPPLTLVLGGARSGKSTHAERLLTALPPPWAYVATAEAFDDEMRDRIATHRARRGAGWQQFEVPLDLADALANQTASLPCLVDCLTLWLSNLMHAERNIPHETDLLIAALAKRTAPCIMVSNEVGLGIVPDNALARRFRDEAGRLNQRLATVADRVLFIAAGLPLTLKG, from the coding sequence ATGCCGCCTTCCATGACGTGCCCCCCGCTAACACTCGTTCTGGGCGGCGCACGTTCAGGCAAGAGCACGCATGCCGAGCGTCTATTGACCGCACTGCCCCCGCCTTGGGCCTATGTCGCAACGGCCGAAGCTTTCGACGATGAAATGCGCGATCGGATTGCAACCCATCGCGCACGCCGCGGCGCCGGTTGGCAGCAATTCGAAGTGCCCCTGGACCTTGCCGACGCTTTGGCTAACCAGACCGCATCCCTCCCCTGCCTTGTCGATTGCCTGACGCTCTGGCTCTCGAACTTGATGCACGCCGAAAGAAACATCCCGCACGAAACCGACCTCTTGATCGCCGCACTCGCCAAACGGACCGCACCCTGTATCATGGTGTCGAACGAGGTAGGCCTCGGCATCGTGCCCGACAACGCGCTGGCGCGCCGCTTTCGCGACGAAGCCGGACGATTGAACCAACGCCTCGCAACCGTCGCCGACCGCGTGCTCTTCATCGCCGCAGGTCTTCCGCTGACACTGAAAGGCTAA
- a CDS encoding SGNH hydrolase domain-containing protein produces MGNDRFAYRPELDGLRAIAVTSVLLCHLGVPGFSGGYVGVDIFFVLSGFLISRLIADDLRVGRFSLADFYERRIRRIVPALVVVLACVSFAALLLLMPDELKQYGRTLTAAALSISNVWFWLHTSYFAPGAATQPLLHTWSLGIEEQFYVIFPLLLAGLYKFSRRAVPAVIWILLLVSLGLSALFLSVGPKATFYLLHSRAWELLVGTVLALGLVPAPRNERQKEFAGFAGLAAIAVAIVFYTDKMPFPGPAALLPCVGAGLIIWAGAGHTVERLLSARGPVFIGLISYSLYLWHWPLIVFAKLLLSRAITPLDQISLAAVSIALAFLTWRFVETPFRRRGTASTSQWGTFAAGGVGIGALVACGAFVALTKGLPGRFSPDVLALAAAAKDSSPLRRKCHFDGSARGDYDNSCVLGADVPPTIVVYGDSHGAELSVALASLAEARGTSVRQLTASGCPPATGFNYPNRPQCSVYNAHMMEDLLAAPPGTTIIIAANSFGWANGETPGFMAGLKDVVERLSAAGQRLVVLGPVPPHPNEVPVPGALARRALFGETPETYTFQPDMGKMLLLEAGLKGIAADAGARYVTLLPFLCPGGLCRADIDGAVLYFDDNHLTVSGAKLVATRVLASVLWPTATATKISDTTRRE; encoded by the coding sequence GTGGGGAACGACAGGTTTGCGTATCGCCCGGAGCTCGACGGTCTTCGTGCGATCGCGGTAACGTCCGTCCTTCTTTGCCATCTTGGCGTGCCGGGATTCTCGGGCGGGTACGTCGGCGTCGATATCTTTTTCGTTCTGTCCGGATTTCTGATTTCGCGGCTGATTGCTGACGACCTTCGTGTGGGGCGCTTCAGTCTGGCGGATTTCTACGAGCGTCGCATACGCCGCATCGTGCCGGCATTGGTGGTCGTGTTGGCATGCGTGTCTTTCGCGGCGCTGCTCCTTTTGATGCCGGACGAGCTCAAGCAGTATGGGCGAACACTTACGGCGGCGGCGCTCTCCATCAGCAACGTCTGGTTCTGGCTGCATACGTCGTATTTTGCGCCGGGGGCGGCGACGCAGCCGCTGCTTCATACTTGGAGCCTCGGAATCGAAGAGCAGTTCTATGTGATTTTTCCGCTGCTGCTTGCCGGGCTTTATAAGTTTAGCCGCAGAGCGGTTCCGGCAGTCATATGGATCCTGCTGCTTGTTTCACTTGGCTTGAGCGCGCTATTTCTTTCGGTAGGTCCGAAGGCGACGTTCTATCTGCTTCATAGCCGCGCCTGGGAATTGCTGGTGGGGACTGTGCTGGCGCTTGGCCTTGTGCCTGCGCCACGAAATGAGCGGCAGAAAGAGTTCGCGGGATTTGCAGGGCTGGCGGCGATTGCTGTGGCGATCGTGTTTTATACGGACAAAATGCCATTTCCGGGCCCTGCAGCGCTCCTGCCGTGTGTTGGTGCGGGGCTCATCATCTGGGCTGGCGCCGGGCACACCGTTGAGCGGTTGTTAAGTGCGCGAGGCCCGGTTTTCATCGGGCTCATTTCCTACAGTCTTTATCTGTGGCATTGGCCGCTGATCGTATTCGCGAAGCTGTTGCTATCCAGAGCGATAACACCGCTCGATCAGATTTCTCTCGCTGCCGTATCCATTGCGCTTGCATTTCTGACATGGCGTTTCGTTGAGACGCCATTCCGGCGGCGCGGCACGGCCAGCACTTCGCAGTGGGGCACGTTTGCTGCTGGTGGCGTTGGAATTGGTGCGCTGGTGGCGTGCGGCGCTTTCGTTGCTTTGACGAAAGGGCTTCCGGGGCGATTTTCTCCAGACGTGCTTGCGCTGGCTGCCGCTGCAAAGGACTCGAGCCCTTTACGCAGAAAATGCCATTTCGACGGATCGGCGCGCGGGGACTACGATAACTCGTGTGTGCTCGGCGCGGATGTGCCCCCTACGATCGTCGTCTACGGCGACAGTCATGGCGCAGAGTTAAGCGTGGCGCTTGCGTCGCTTGCGGAGGCACGAGGAACGAGCGTGCGTCAGTTGACGGCATCCGGCTGTCCACCTGCGACTGGCTTCAACTATCCGAACCGACCGCAATGCTCGGTCTATAACGCGCACATGATGGAAGATCTGCTCGCGGCGCCGCCAGGCACGACCATCATTATTGCTGCAAACTCGTTTGGTTGGGCGAATGGGGAAACGCCGGGCTTCATGGCCGGGTTGAAGGACGTCGTGGAGAGGCTTTCCGCCGCAGGGCAGCGCTTGGTCGTTCTTGGGCCGGTGCCGCCGCATCCGAATGAGGTGCCAGTGCCGGGAGCCTTGGCGCGCCGGGCGTTGTTCGGAGAAACGCCGGAAACCTATACATTTCAGCCCGACATGGGGAAAATGCTCCTTCTCGAAGCGGGTCTTAAAGGAATAGCGGCGGACGCGGGCGCCCGGTACGTAACGCTGTTGCCGTTTCTTTGTCCCGGCGGGCTGTGCCGGGCTGACATCGACGGCGCGGTGCTTTATTTCGACGATAATCACCTGACCGTCAGCGGGGCTAAGCTGGTTGCGACGCGCGTGCTCGCTTCCGTTCTCTGGCCTACGGCGACGGCGACAAAGATTTCCGATACCACGCGGCGCGAATAG